A single window of Nicotiana sylvestris chromosome 3, ASM39365v2, whole genome shotgun sequence DNA harbors:
- the LOC104248177 gene encoding uncharacterized protein: MEVTGKDQSSVSANSKRSSSSSSKLLRYPLRSAAKAKEEKPPLTDSSNSSAPRRGKPASSVSKSVSVLDLSGKEKSAAKPPRRLSIQSKPSASPASSRAVGTITPISEARAKRSAINQGKTNTPLSAVSKSSNGKEGNRLSSALYWLSQIKHSESAAKHSISLGFFKLALEAGCEPLQRLRDELKCYVQRHSLVDLGEPVKQLFEGYNISQDFEQLQVSETCSHAPEDGTRSSDDEVHSSSSVAGTEKLEQEDLNKDAIETCQVAEPTKETSSRKEIATKTRRSVNKTAATPKSTTEVSGHATKKKFEKPIKQEPTKDKVKIQGKKSAQVEGPANACTPERVLPEDKENMDASQSEEINTAEV; encoded by the exons ATGGAAGTTACCGGCAAAGATCAATCCTCTGTTTCTG cGAATTCAAAgagatcatcatcatcatcatcgaaGCTTCTTCGATATCCACTGCGATCGGCCGCTAAAGCCAAGGAGGAGAAACCACCTTTGACTGATTCTTCCAACTCTTCGGCTCCTAGAAG GGGAAAACCTGCATCAAGTGTTAGTAAGAGTGTTAGCGTCCTTGATCTCTCTGGCAAGGAAAAATCTGCTGCTAAACCTCCAAGAAGGCTGTCTATTCAGTCTAAGCCAAGTGCCAGCCCTGCCTCCTCAAGAGCAGTAGGCACTATCACTCCTATTTCTGAGGCTAGAGCAAAGAGATCCGCAATCAACCAGGGAAAAACTAATACACCGCTTTCAGCAGTTTCAAAATCATCTaatggaaaggaaggaaatcGTCTTTCCTCTGCACTCTATTGGCTATCCCAGATTAAGCACTCTGAATCTGCTGCTAAGCATTCCATTTCTCTTGGTTTTTTCAAACTTGCTTTGGAAGCTGGCTGTGAG CCTCTTCAACGCTTGAGGGACGAGCTGAAATGCTATGTGCAACGCCATAGCCTTGTAGATCTCGGGGAGCCAGTGAAACAACTGTTTGAAGGCTATAATATTTCGCAAGATTTTGAGCAGTTGCAAGTATCTGAGACTTGTTCCCATGCGCCTGAAGATGGGACACGTTCTTCTGATGATGAAGTGCATAGCTCTTCATCTGTTGCTGGCACTGAGAAACTGGAACAGGAAGACTTAAACAAAGATGCTATTGAAACTTGCCAAGTGGCAGAACCAACTAAGGAGACTTCATCAAGGAAAGAGATTGCAACTAAGACCCGTAGATCTGTCAATAAGACTGCTGCAACTCCGAAATCTACAACAGAAGTTTCTGGTCATGCCACTAAAaagaaatttgaaaaacctaTTAAGCAAGAACCAACTAAGGATAAGGTGAAAATACAGGGAAAGAAATCTGCTCAAGTAGAAG GTCCTGCTAATGCATGCACTCCAGAGAGAGTCCTCCCAGAAGACAAAGAGAACATG GATGCTTCACAGTCAGAAGAGATCAATACTGCAGAAGTTTAG